The window gaggGATCGGAGGATTTGAGGTGGGAGTTGTTCCCATCCAAGGCATTTTGGGCTTATCCCCAATGTTGTCTGATCTGATTTTTTCTTCTGGGGGTAGTAACAATGCTGACTTGAGCCTAAGATAATATTTAACTTTAACTGAATACTGGCCTGTATTCATTAACTTGGCAACGACTCAGTCTCACTGTCCCCACCTGGTTATCAGTTTGTCTGGCTGGGTGTTGCCATGGGTCACACATCACGACAACTCTCAACTTGGAGTATTTAGTTTTTCCATCTGACCCTGATGTTTTCCACTCATTTAGTGTGTCAGTCTTCGGGTGGGTCTTTGTTCTCAGAGTACCTGGCATTAAAACCTCCCAGCTGAATGCCCTCTTATCTCACAGGGCTGGTAGCTGTGTGATGACCTTGTGGTGGCTTCCCTCTATGTTTATATCTGAAGGCCAGATGCTAAGACCTGCAGTCTCCCCGATGGAGAGGGGATGGACCtttgataaaagtgtctgctgcTGCCATGTGAGGTTGTGCTGTTTATAATGTCGCCTTGTCACCTGTGGTGTGATATTTTTATCAACGTAGGAACGCAAACATTTCCAATTCCAATGTTACTTTTACACtcgttctggttctggttgtaTCTCTCGAGTCAGAAAtgtttctttttgggggggggggggggtgggggggaataCATACAGATAGTTTTGATCAGCTGTCTGTGCACAAACGCGGCAGGACGGAGCGAAGGAAACATCTATTGTTGGTGTAATATAAAATTCCTTTGAGTCTAGTGTTTTATTTACGTTTAATGTGCAGCAGTATCACTGTAATGAATGAGTTGTATGTTATAACATTATTTCACATCTAGGGGTCACATCTTCTTTTCTAATGAGAAAGGATATTGTGTTTGataagtatgtatatatgtgtgtgtgtgtgtgtgtgtgtatgtatgtatatatatatatatggatgtgtatatatataaatatatatatatacacatttataaatatatatacacatttatatatacatatatatacacatatataggtatatatatataggtgacctagatatacacacatatatatatatgtgtgtatataggtatatgtgtatatatatatttatattagggctgtcagcgttaacgcgttaatctatgcgattaatttggccgcgttaacgcagtaaaatattttaacgcaattaacgcatttttttttttttttaaaccgcggcagtacggtttgacactttcCGTTTTTataacaatcatttctccgcgaaaataaggagcagaaatcagtttaactcgtggatgaatcagtcgggtttcctcctccgctccttcctcccgtctccccctctgatacacagaggaacggagggcgacgtgtcgggtgacgcggcgcggaaagaactcgacacacgaaaccttcaacgtgatttgtcaatcagtttgtctgtcaacatttcgggaaagaaaaaaccaatgaacactcagtaaatcacaaaggacctcccacctcacaggttaggctcatttagcagcctgtcagtcagagaaccagagaacacggcgcgaggacaatgagcctcatttcagagctgagattgttctggaatgtttgatgtataacacgtgggtatgtgtcacatgcaaaagactttaaacggtgaatttaatttattttgtaaaatgtataaaatgcccccagcctccagagggttaacgtgacatatgtgaatgtcagtcagttatcaaggccactggttctgctgctgttcaatgttaaagatgacaggaccaatggggtctcaatatacttctttttttttactaatctgatgtttcactgaagaaacaatttatcatccacgatattaaatacctcgctggcactgtatatgtaggagcctctttgaaaacacagctgtgtgaagttttgtctttaaaaagaaggaaacaacttttaagcgcgattaatcgcgattaattaatcgcaatttcaaaatgtgcgattaattagttaatttttttaaatcgattgacagccctaatatatatatatatatatatatatatatatatgccccccccccccatcgtggTACCCAGCCCCGGGATGATACATAAAGGAATGTCGTGTCCAGGGCACAACAGATGGAGCCTCGTGCGCGCGCTGTTGAGGTGGGGTTAATACCGACTAAAGGGGCGTGGCTAGTCTCTGATGACCGCCTCACTGTAACCAactgtacacacaacacaatgcACAGCCCGGGCAGGTCCCGCCGCAGCTAGAGCCCCCGCTGCCCACGCTGGACAGCTCCCGCAACACGTTTCCCAAAAAAATCGGTTGGCGACGGTCTGCTGCTCTAAAGAAGGAGGGGGCGAAGGAGGAGGTGCGACCTGAAATGACTGTGATCGTCCCTCTCTCCGCCACTGAACCCCGGGAGGGGGCAGCTTGCAGTGCAGGGGCGGAGGAGCACCGCAGCGGAGGGGCGTCGGGGACGGGAGGGACGCACCGGCCGGATTCTGTGAACTCCCGCTGGCGAGCTGCGCCTGGCTGCCTCCCCGGGACCGGGACCGCTTACGTCACTGAGCTTTGTGCCGGACTGGCGACGGGAAGCTGCCGTTGCCGAGCGGTTTGATCGTAGCGAGGAGACTCACGCAGGTAGGGCACGTCACACTGTTATTGGACATTCATCTGTTTGTGTGCACACTTCATTAGATGCATACAGGTTGACGTGGGGTAGGCTACTCCTGTTGCTTCTGGGGTTCACGGTGTTTGTCTCACGTTACCGGGGGAACGCGTCGGACGACAGAGCGGAGTTTGAGTGACAAACGCCCTTTCTCAGTCCTATTGGAGATTAATCCCTCCATCAGCGCAATACCATTTGCGCATGCGCTCTGAATGCCTCCAGATTACCTCCACAAATAAAAGGAAACCAGGTGATTATTGCAGCGAGGTCAAGAAGCTGCGTGTTGGGATGGCTTTGCTTGTTAGAGGGTCTGCATGTTGATGCTCAGTTAAGATAGGACACATTAGGAAAGGACACATTAAGAAAGGACAAATTAAAATAGGACACATAATGATGGGACACATTAAGATCGGACACATAATGATGGGACACATTAAGATCGGACACATAATGATGGGACACATTAAGATCGGACACATAATGATGGGACACATTAAGGTAGGACACATCAAGAAAGGACACATAAAGATAGGACATATTAGGAAAGGACAAATTAAGAAAGGACACATGAAGATAGGACACATTGAGATAGGCCATATTAAGAAAGGACACATTAAGATAGGACACATTAAGATGCGACACATTAAGAAAGGACACATTAAGATAGGACACATAAAGATAGGACACATGAGGAAAGGACAGATTAAGATAGGACACATAAAGAAAGGACACATTAAGTATTGACACATTGAGAAAGGACACATAAAGATAGGACACAATAATGGGACACATTAAGATAGGACACATTAAGTAAGGACACATTGAGATAGGACACAAAGGACACATTAAGAAAGGACacattaagataagataagacatTAAGATAGGACACATTAAGATAAGACACATTAAGATAGGACACATTAAGATAGGACACATTAAGATAGGACATATTAAGTAAGGACACATTAAGAAAAGACACATTAAGAAAGGACACATTAAGAAAAGACACATTAAGATAGGACACATTCAGTAAGGACACATTAAGATAGGACACATTAAGAAAAGACACATTAAGGAAGGACACATTAAGATAAGACACATTAAGATAAGACACATTAAGATAGGACACATTAAGATAGGACACATTAAGTAAGGACACATTAAGATAGGACACAAAGGAGACATTAAGAAAGGAGTGTAATGCACAGCGAAGCTGGAAATGGCAGCACAAGTTTTTTCTTTCAATTCCAGGATTTCCACTCTGTCTGTTTCTGGAGAAAGGGCGCCCCCTAGAGAATGAAGAAGACTTTGCAGCTTCATTACTTGTATGTTGTCCTTCCTCCATTGGTCGTGGCTGAAGTCCCTCCTTGTTTTCTCCCCTCCGTAGGTAAACAGAGAGGAGTACGTTGTCCCATCCACTCAGCATGACCGCTGAAGGCGTGGTCGCCCATCACAAGTGAGTCCGTCGAGATGAACGAGGGTCGCAGGCCCGATGGAGCAGGGGATGTCACGGTGGAGGCTGATGTCGTCCTCCACGCCGCGAACCCTGACCTCGTCACGCCTTCCGGCAACGATGGGAATTCATGTCCTGGTTACGTCCAAGAATTCTCGCAGGACGACCTGGATTTTAGCCCCCCTCCGATGTCTGAGAAGGGATACCTGTTGGATGGAAGGACGATGGAGAATAACCACATAGACCGGCAGAAAGGTAACGCCTCGTACATCTCAAGAGCCGATCAGTATCACCTCTCCAGTGATAACGGAGGTCCGCAACAAAACTGTGCGAGCAGGGAAATCCACAATGGCGCCAGGGCTAAAGTTACCCCCCCTGATGGCCCGCCTGGCCAAGCCAAACCGGAAAGCGATTGGTCAGTCCAGGAAGATGGAAAAGAGCAGTCCCAAAAAGAGACGGATTTAGTCATCGAAGTCGGCGGGCAGAAGATTGACGCTCACAAGGCGGTCCTGGCACAGAAGAGCGACTACTTCAAAGCTCGGCTGTCGCGCGACACCTTGAAAGTGAAGGGCGTGAGTTACAAGACGATGTCGACGTTAATCGACTACGTTTACACTTCCCAGATGAATGTTTGCAAGGGCAACGTCGTGGAAGTCATCACGGGGGCCAAAATCCTCCAGATCCCCTGCGCCGTCCAGGCGGCCATGGACTCCATGTCGGAACAAATCACCGCCGAGAACTGCTACGAGATCCTGACCATCGCCAAGAAGCAGCGGCTCAGCGAGCTGAAGGAGACGGCCTACGGCTTCATGAGCGACAACTTCCTCCAGATCCTCAAAAACCCCGCCGCGTACGGCCGCCTCAACGGATCCGAGCGGGATCTGATCCTGAAGAAGAGAATGGAGGGGAGGAAGACTCTGATGGCGGCGGAGATAAACGACGTGTTCGATCGCGTCGGCAGCCGGCCGCCGAGCCGCTGCGGCAGCCGGCCGCAGAGCCCGTCGTCCGTCGGGTCGTTGGAGGACAATCACATGATCCACTGCTTCAACGACGGCGAGAATGACTGGAGACCTTTGACGGCGATGCCGGAGGACATGAACACCAAAGGTTGCGGGATCTGCACGATGTACAACTACCTGTTTGTGGCGGGGGGGATAAAGGGCTACGGGGACAAGGGCAAGGTTTCTGACAAGGTCTTCTGCTACAACCCCATCACCAACCGCTGGGCTGAGGTCCGACCTCTGACCCAGGCTCGTGCCCAGCTGAAGCTTGTGTCTATGGACGGCTACTTGTACGCCATCGGAGGGGAATGCTTGTTCACAGTGGAGAAATACGACCCTCGCATGGACCGCTGGACCGCGGTGGCCCCCTTGCCCAAGGGAGCGTTCGCGGTGGCCCACGAGGCCACGAGCTGCAGCGGGGAGCTCTACGTTTCGGGAGGCTCCCTCTTCTACCGCCTCCTGCGGTACGACGCCAAGCGGGACGAGTGGCAGGAGTGCCCCTTCAACAACAGCAGGAAGAAGTCCACCGACATGGTGGCTTTCAAAAGCTTCATCTACCGCTTCGACGCCAACCGCGAGCACGGGATCACCGTGGTCAAGTACAACAGCATCGTGAAAATGTGGCACGACTGCGCGTCGCAGAGGCTCGGGAGCCATCTGCCCTTCAGGTGCGCCGTGATCGGCAACTGCATCTACTGCGTGAACAAGAGCCAGACTCTTCGgtttgtggtggaggaggagaacgccTACTTTGTGGAGGAGGCGCTGGCGGCGCCTGTGGAGGCGAAAGGTgttctttttccttttgttctcACTTTGCCAGAGAAGACTGAGAAATTGacatagtgtgtgtgcgtatgtatgtgtgtgtgtgtgtgtgtgtgtgtgtgtgtgtgtgtgtgtgttccagaacaacaaaataaatgtgtcataGCGAAACTGGAATAAGCGGAAGACCTTATATTCACTCTTCAGCTTTCTATCTCAGTGTCTCGTGGCCTGCTTGCAATGGAATGTGTATTTGCATGGCAATGTAATGTGTCTGCAGGGTTAAGccttaaactttttattttttatttttaagaaatgcAACGATATTTGTATCTGACTGTAGATAATGACATGACGACAGTGACTGTaggttgttttgtttattaccTGTGTTACGGTTTGGTTTTTGTGCACTTGTTGTAGTTCGAATAGATTTTATTTAGAACATATTAACGAGTTGACTATGACAAGTGTTTAGTTAAAAGTTGTATAAAAAGAAGAGCGTAAGCGGCCGCAGTGAACGATGCCACACAGGTTCTATGCAAATGAGACTGAATAGACAGGTTGTTCTGCTGTCACGCTATTTAATAGTTACTATAAAGGGAATCTGACCTGGAAGGAAGACAATAATTCTTCAATCTAAGGATTATTTTCAGTATTCGTTTATGATTAATCGATTTATTCTGTGGTCAACAAAATGTCAGATATTAAATGAAACAATACATTTAGTGATTTCCCACATCCTAAGGagatgtcttgttttatacaaCCAACAGTCCAACACCCACAGATATTTGGTTTGTTATTACCAGATCGTCACATTTGAGAAACTGAAAATCATTCATTTTTCAAGTTAAATATAGCAAATATTTGCTATTTTTACCTTGAAAAATGATTCAAAGTAGTTTCAGAttattgaataaatacaataatcagAGTCATTGCACCTCTACTTCCAACACTGTTTGAATTATAATCAGTTAAGGAGTAACTGTATCAGTCGTCCACCTCACATCAATCCCCCttgcaaaacatttaaagtgcATGTTTACCTTTTGTAATTCCTGGGGCCTTTTCAGGAAAAGGAGTTTTGATTTTTAAGTATCTCCAAGAATCTAGAAACAAGAAACATTAAACAAGAGGCTTCAGAACTAAATAAAATCGGAAACTGAACTTGTAAGTTATAAAAGTATACGTATAATTATTTTTGCATTCGGAATATACTATTCTGCCACTACTGCATACTCTtctcacaggtgtcacatgtccTACATTTAGCACACTTGCCAAAGATAAATAATTATCAAACTGACAAAGACTTTTGCACCTTTTGGGGATTTAGTTCCAGATAAAAGACGCTCCACTGACAGCACCAGAGTAAACACATCTAAAGCAGGAGGTGGTTTTCTGAGAGGAAGGGCATCACGTTTGATGCTAACAGGCACTTTCTGGGAAGTTGAGGGAGCGTAAGCCATTTTTAATACATAAAGATGCATCTCTTGTATTTCTTTCCCTGTTAGTGTTTAAGGAAACAGCAACAGACCCATGTTCAAGCACATGCAGGTTTAGGTCAACGGTCAAATCCAACACTACAGAGCTGGAACATGGTCAGGGTCACGGCGCTCGCTGCGTCCACAAACAAGACATCCTGATGGCATGACTAACAAACCATTTTATTTTTGcatcagtgcacattaataccATTTTTTGTCTCAACTTTCTTTCCTGTAGACATTTCACAGTATTTCTTTTCACACATGAATGGAAGCTCATGGTGATACACACTTGCTACTTCTTGCTTTTGATAACTTTTTAGGAATGTCTCCATGCAGTTAATGTGACGAGGACAAACTGGATGTGGTTTTGATATTTCGCTGGATGGCATCTGTATTATTGTGATTTCTTTTGTCTggttttgctgctgtcatgcacATTAAAGTGATGCAATGTTTGGCTTCCTGTTGTGGATTGGGTTTACACAATAGCTGTTGGATAATGTGTATCAGTCGGAACTAAGtgcttcaaataaaaaatgttctcTGAAAATGATCTGTTTTTCTGAGTGTGTTTTTGTCGTGGTGAGTAAGTgctgcatttaaaataaatctgaaacagcgctgccatctagtggcccCTGACTGTAATGACACCCAATAACACAGCTTCGCAAACATGAGCTCACGCccaacaacacatttaaaatgtggttGGCGTTACCTTTCTAATACATGCAGAGTAATTGTCTtcatatttatggtattacttagaGGGGAACTCCATGACAGTAAGCTCCACGAGTTTATGGACATTTGAACATCCTGATGATTAATCAAGCTTTTGATCATTATTACGTTTTATCCCAGCTATGCGTGTATTCACATGATGACTGAGCTCTTAATATTTGCTTCacaaagggacattttatttaagtgtcATTGAGTTGGTTTACAGTGCTCTGTGTTCACCGTTTCAACACTGGAGGGCAGTATGAGCACGACGGAGAGCGcagacacagagactcacagcaGCCAGGTATTTAATTTAGTAGCCTTGTGTTTTAATACTTATTTACATAGATTCATATACAGCAGGCCCAGAAGTCAAGAATTCAAGAAGAAAGCTTTGTTACTCATTATAAAACCCAGACTTAACTGTCAGCCTGTCATGGCGTTGGGATGATTGACAGCTCCCTGACCGTTTGGGTTGAACCCGTGCATCTGACTGAAGTTCACGTCCTATCGAATGCTAGGTAACTACGAAGTGTTTATGAAAGAGTATATTCTCTTCCTGTTTCTTTAAAATAAGAAAGACTCCATCAGAAACCATACCAATGCCAGGTACAtggttttttccccctgacTGTTTGGAACCTGCCCTGACTAATTGATACCGGCCTTCTGAGCCAACTCCAAATTTCTCCAATGAAGAATTGTTTTAAGATTATTTTAGTATTGGTAAAAAGTCAGCTTGGTGTTCAACATGCATgtgaaaatcattaaaacacttAAACTTGTGTAAATGTACTTGGAAGATGATGGTAATACTTAGCTAGCTAAGTAGCAGCAAAGACATAACCTAGTGGCTAAGTTAACTGATACTTATAGGTAGAGAGGGAGATGTGCTTTTATTCAGCGTGACTGGTTTCAACATACTGCCTTTAGCCTCAGTTAGCTAGACCTGAGCTGAGAATTGGTCTAAAactgtctgacatttttgtctgcttttttgttgttgcagcatCATCACATTTGCCAATGACCTGGTTAGGTGAGGAGCTGAATGCTCTCATTCCAGTTTGAGTATAACAAATATTCCTGCAACACGCAGAGCAAAAAGGTAATGAGGGTGCTATCATACATGTTAGATGTGGTTGGAGCATATTTGCAAATCATTCACTGTGACTTTTGGTTATAGTCTGACATCCTGTAAATAATTACATAATAACATACCTGTTTAATAAAAGGTACACCTGGGACCTCTAGTTTAGACTAAAGACCATTTAATAGCTCTTTATGACTTCCCATTTAAGTGTTTCACATCACTTTTTACATTGCATTTTATCAGTCGTGGCACAGTTGTTGTACAGACAGATACATCCACCTGCATCTTGTCTGATGGGGCCTTCTTTGGAGGGAAGCAGCTCAACCCGTGCTGCAGTTGTCTTTAGTTCTCTTACTGAATACTAATTATGTTTGCATAATTGGTTTTAGTCATTTAAATGGGGAGCTTGTGAAATCTTTTTCCCTTGTTTTCACCTACAGCTAAATTTAGCTAACAAGATCTGTCTAAATCTGAActgctttgttaaaaaaatgagGCATTAGTGGTTTAGACTTCAGAGTGCAGTGTCAATTGATCTTACATCTTGAAAGAATGAAGATAAAATTTGAAATGACTTAAAACCGCAAATGCGATAAGCTGTTGGGAATGTTTTGTGTGCAGCGCTGTTGAATATAGCTTTGAGCAGCCTCTTTCCGTGTAATGGCAaagagatgtaaaaaaaaattacatttgttttaatttccaGTTGATTATCTGTGATTATGCTCTAAAACAGCATACTTGCATCCCTTTAAAGAGAAAGGCTGAAAACGTTACAGGCTGAAAATTAGAATCACCAGAAAAAAGAATAGCCTGGGGAAAAGCATCTTGTAATGTGCTTTTCCGTATCCACCCTCCACTCTCTCATTTTTTCCATTTGAATATACACAGAATTATTTACACCTTCAAGGCAACTAGACTGAACTGCACATCAGTCAATTAGTAAATCAGAAATTTTCTGTGATTTCAGTTTAGCGTGAAGTCCTTGGCTCCCTCTGGTCCCCCCCTTTTAGTCTCCCATCCTGACAGTGACAAATTACTCCTCTGCTTGGCGAGATTGAAAATTAAAAGCATTTAAAGTTGCTCATGCATTTATGCTAATGAGAAATTCAGATACGATTTGCATGCGAAAGAGGCTCGCTAGTCTGGGAACTCATCATTGGCCCCCACCACCTGCAGCCTTGCATTTCTTTAGGctctgttttctttcctttatAATGTGGGCAAAGAAGAAAATTGGGTGTGTAAACACTGATAAATGTGCCATTGTACATGGCTGCAGCTCATTGCATACTAGGAATTGTATAATTTCCTTTGTAAAGTATTTATGACGCAACCTACCATTGGTACCCCCCTATAGCCACTCAGGCAAATTGGGTCATTGTGTCTGGCGTCGTCACATCAAACTACAGGAGGAAACACTATGAACATAATGACATTGCGCAGTTACTGCTCATGCTGTCTCCTGTCACCATTTGGATAGGGACTGTTAAATACAGGATGTATTAACTTGTATAACATTGGCAGGGCAAAGTTTAAAATATGAACATTATTCGGTGGGCATAAGCTTCTAAAGtctaatattaaaatgtttgttcAGATGAAAAAGGCTTTGTGTTGTGATAAACATGTGCAGAACTCTTTGGAGCCGGAGGATTAGAACTCAGGGCTGATTTGTTTCCCCAGTAAGCTCCGTCCACGTCTTCTTCTCAAAATATATCAAAGCACACAGCTTCCTTGAATTCTCTTTTTGTTCCAAGTTACTAAATGATTGTAACCTTGGAAACAAGATGCATTAATGAAGGCGGAAAATGAAATGGGTCTTTAATTTGCTTCAGTGTTCATCGCTGAGGTGAAATGGATTAGCTTTGATTGAGGTGTGAGATGAAGAAGGAAGCGCTGACGTGACACTTGTATTTGTCATCGTGTCATTTCAAGGAGGATGCTGCAGCAATTAGAAATACGGGTACACAGCAATTAAAAGCGGTTGTATTCATTAATAATTTTCGTATTCATTTTTCAGTAGTCGCTGGAATGATTGCCACCGCATACAGGCTTTCCAATTATGTTGCTTAATTAGAAATGTCAATGTTAAGAAATAATTAAACTTGGGAATACATTAAGGTTGTCAGAAACCCTTAAAAAGTTATGACCATCACTCAAATGATGTTTTCTCTAATATGTTTTGCAATGACTTATAAGTTAAAGATGAGTCTTTGATCAATGTGTGTGGCAAACTGAACTAGGTCGGTAGTTACATGATGACCTTTAACTCCTGTGCGTGTAACACCTGTCGCTCTGGAGCACTTCCTGGTCATCGAGGAGATGGCAGAGGGATCCACTGATCCACTAAATCACAGGAACTCTAatctcttttctttaaaaaatacattgaacATTAGTCTTCGGATTCATTATCGGTAAAAGGTAATATTTTACCTGCAATTGTAAGTGTGAGTCGGGTGATAACATCTGGACATCAACGGCACATTTAATTGTTTACAAGCTATATAACTCAATTGAAAACATCTATTTACGTGTGAATTGAGATATATTGTTCTGGTTCACATTGTTGGATTTTTTAATAGTCAACTGAAGTTACTCAGTTGTATCATAATAACCAAGTAGTCTTTTCTTCAATGACACAGTTTCAGTTACATTTAATGTCTGCAGTACACGTATGTGAGTAAGTTATCTAAGTATAGTGAATAATCCACAAATATGTGTCTGTTATTAAATTAGATAGCTTATATGTGGTTTACACATGTTTGTACTGCTCTTTCAAACTAATTAGAAATTTAGAAATAAATTGAAATGATCTTCCTTTCTCTTAAAATCATGTATTTTATATGCGTATTGTATCGTATTTATTCATTCCAGGGATCTTAAACGCTTCAAGCTATATTTCTAAACATTATCACAATTCTCCTACAAATACTCAAAACCTAGCTCTACTTTTAAAGAGAGTGTAACATGGTGTAACAGGTCTCACCAAATATTGTTTGCTCTTAAACTTCctcaaacacattttttccaAAGAAGTTGCCAAACAAACATCGTGGCTCTAATGTGTGTGACGCTCCGTTCAATACATGCGGGGCTGTGCTGTTTCTCTCTCGATATTAAAAGCATCAGGAGAGACTGTTTGAATCTTCAGAGACAAACAAATGTTGAACTGGTTATGATCATAGGAATATATTCTCATTCCATAATGGATCTTACGGGGAAGCTGCATATTGATACTCGTAGATTTAAGGGAGTAATAATCAAGTAGGAGCATCACCTGTTGACTGCAGCGGGAGCTGACGGAAAGAAAGACTTGAAAGCGCTTGTACCTCAAAGCGATGGCAGCCTCTAATGAAAGGATTGGTTTCGGCACAGCACGTTGGCCACGTTTCCCTCAAAGCCTCGTGTGACAGCTCTTTAATTGGACTGCTCCGTTCCCCA of the Pseudoliparis swirei isolate HS2019 ecotype Mariana Trench chromosome 11, NWPU_hadal_v1, whole genome shotgun sequence genome contains:
- the LOC130201819 gene encoding kelch repeat and BTB domain-containing protein 11 produces the protein MNEGRRPDGAGDVTVEADVVLHAANPDLVTPSGNDGNSCPGYVQEFSQDDLDFSPPPMSEKGYLLDGRTMENNHIDRQKGNASYISRADQYHLSSDNGGPQQNCASREIHNGARAKVTPPDGPPGQAKPESDWSVQEDGKEQSQKETDLVIEVGGQKIDAHKAVLAQKSDYFKARLSRDTLKVKGVSYKTMSTLIDYVYTSQMNVCKGNVVEVITGAKILQIPCAVQAAMDSMSEQITAENCYEILTIAKKQRLSELKETAYGFMSDNFLQILKNPAAYGRLNGSERDLILKKRMEGRKTLMAAEINDVFDRVGSRPPSRCGSRPQSPSSVGSLEDNHMIHCFNDGENDWRPLTAMPEDMNTKGCGICTMYNYLFVAGGIKGYGDKGKVSDKVFCYNPITNRWAEVRPLTQARAQLKLVSMDGYLYAIGGECLFTVEKYDPRMDRWTAVAPLPKGAFAVAHEATSCSGELYVSGGSLFYRLLRYDAKRDEWQECPFNNSRKKSTDMVAFKSFIYRFDANREHGITVVKYNSIVKMWHDCASQRLGSHLPFRCAVIGNCIYCVNKSQTLRFVVEEENAYFVEEALAAPVEAKGVLFPFVLTLPEKTEKLT